A single region of the Brachypodium distachyon strain Bd21 chromosome 3, Brachypodium_distachyon_v3.0, whole genome shotgun sequence genome encodes:
- the LOC100845102 gene encoding lysine-specific histone demethylase 1 homolog 3, producing the protein MDDTLANIRKKLKRLKKGKEEDVVAVAGFGAEGEVLAEQEDLQGGIDMGEGVADENSNLEVENLIIGDGLKGLGDLGLEDSLSVLFKKPGRKSRQISKKDAEGVEVADSHAEEALANRSDLASDMAAKGTKRRRRRTKAEMRMAAANYGSSVVNYRLPRKAKAKPTASNSNRRSKVDTHKALGEVASESSPDLQQTSDDNEKAADDGLCCVSLGETLIQDVETSRIPDDGSRNSSDGASHRYEVPARASNFSGLKPCSGLHAEETSRSAANASPDCISDVQKTCSEALVKDRYADADCSPDRPPASTMRRKTSLKLKEVPKKPVRQKELPSVGADDKPGEIAESDVLLKERCKNTFRLGRLTTVVPAKSAGCTGGLKHGNTEPSEAVPTEENLDQPAAFGIHGSRVTAKDSCASHNIIASAKEMDIIDVAATSDFEDMENTSKVKRVTRSAKKRKHGDMAYEGDVDWETLMQEQGLFSNPSAGFADPSLKSKDKIKALEVLENGGAAGVAAVSAGLRAEAISPIEKIKFKDVLKRKGGLQEYLECRNMILNCWNKDVKHLLDLADCGFSNVPSEDDSPRQALTRDVYFFLDQNGYINAGIASAKVTADHGITCPEVAEVSQLNELSGVKPFNIQGKVVVSLQDKGPGYGAFGPLTETSKEDKIPDIQCDAQELLSHLQSKEQAFEEKNLDASLPSTNINCQSYLDDSVGEVEGCSLHQPKAGATKLSGNNHEVNYRVEAGGYCKKIIIVGAGPAGLTAARHLRRHGFAVTVLEARNRIGGRVYTDRTSLSVPVDLGASIITGVEADIATERRADPSSLICSQLGLELTVLKSACPLYDVVTGNKVSDDLDDELESEYNGLLDEMEHLFAQNGESAMGLSLEDGLEYALRKNRTVHSISSVGQDDRLISISNKGGVDISKSVSTEKEIAHRGKDDKIDVLSPLERRVMNWHFAHLEYGCAAMLKSVSLPYWNQDDVYGGFGGPHCMIKGGYGTVLESLAEGLDVRLNQVVTEIMYSSEESDASGNNGKNVKVSTSSGGEFVGDAVLITVPLGCLKAHAIKFSPSLPNWKLSSIDRLGFGVLNKIVLEFPEVFWDDNVDYFGATAEETDLRGQCFMFWNLKKTVGAPVLIALLVGKAAIDGQSISSSAHVSNAMVVLRKLFKGVAVPDPVASVVTNWGLDPFSRGAYSYVAVGASGQDYDILGRPVANCLFFAGEATCKEHPDTVGGAILSGLREAVRIIDLVQSGKDYVAEVQALQTYQMQSDSERNEVRDMSSRLEARELSTALSKNSSDPSYAVVSKESLLQEMFFSAQTTPGRLHLAKELLKLPPDALKSFAGSKEGLTTLNSWILDSLGKNATQLLRHCVRLLLLVSTDLLAVRLSGIGRTVKEKVCVHTSRDIRAIARQLVSMWIEVFRKEKASNGRLKLLRRMPSIESSKTRNKDLQSGMPTLHVPNEALDNHRAGAQLVRSAGSHSPHKTSKKPENKSVKLGTIMATRSDGSSLHSQKQHYDMEHKEDHDMVMSEEEAAAFAAAEAARVAAIAAAQAYASVEAVSVPRELPKIPSFYTFAMRDHYLDESETRKKVLSDNLGRLECISEIDSRNGKAKNSSAEQVNCADVDSSKMTVDNCTQRSYSNEKACLINIRDNSADSGAVESRFTRAWVDTDTICIDGVKDPLAIERWQAQAMEADKEFYSRIHIPDEEDSSSQKHTCKSSASQVAESKPASEGQPRGVEHIKQGLINFIGTLLMPLYKSKKIDRDSYKTIMRKAVTKIIETCTEGEKVMAAHEFLDFKRKTKIQSFVDKLVERHWHLAPAPKS; encoded by the exons TGGTATTGATATGGGTGAGGGTGTTGCCGACGAAAACAGCAATCTGGAGGTTGAGAACTTGATAATTGGGGATGGTTTGAAAGGTttaggtgatttagggttagaAGACTCCTTGTCAGTGCTCTTTAAGAAACCTGGTCGCAAGTCTAGACAGATCTCTAAGAAGGATGCAGAAGGTGTGGAAGTTGCCGATTCACATGCTGAGGAAGCTCTTGCCAACAGATCTGATTTGGCTTCGGACATGGCTGCCAAAGGCACAAAAAGGAGAAGGCGGCGCACAAAGGCAGAGATGAGAATGGCTGCGGCAAATTATGGAAGTTCGGTGGTCAATTATCGATTGCCTAGGAAGGCAAAGGCAAAGCCAACAGCTAGTAATTCTAATAGGCGCTCCAAGGTTGACACTCATAAAGCTTTGGGAGAAGTGGCTTCTGAGTCTTCCCCTGATTTGCAACAGACGTCTGATGACAATGAAAAGGCTGCAGATGATGGTTTATGTTGCGTATCATTGGGAGAAACACTAATACAGGATGTGGAAACCAGTAGAATACCAGATGATGGATCTAGAAATTCGTCTGATGGAGCCAGTCATCGGTATGAAGTTCCCGCTAGGGCTAGCAATTTCTCAGGCTTGAAACCTTGTTCAGGACTGCATGCTGAAGAAACATCTCGTAGTGCAGCAAATGCATCCCCTGATTGTATTTCTGATGTACAAAAGACATGTTCTGAAGCATTAGTGAAGGATAGATATGCTGATGCAGATTGTTCTCCAGACAGGCCACCGGCATCAACCATGAGAAGGAAAACAAGTCTAAAACTAAAAGAAGTGCCCAAAAAACCTGTTAGACAAAAGGAGTTACCTTCCGTTGGTGCTGATGATAAACCAGGTGAGATAGCAGAAAGTGATGTGTTGTTAAAGGAGCGATGCAAAAATACATTTCGTTTGGGAAGATTAACCACTGTGGTTCCAGCCAAATCGGCAGGTTGTACAGGCGGCCTTAAACATGGCAATACTGAGCCAAGCGAGGCTGTGCCAACAGAAGAAAACTTAGATCAGCCAGCTGCTTTTGGGATTCATGGCTCCCGTGTGACCGCCAAGGATTCATGTGCCTCTCATAACATCATAGCATCTGCAAAAGAAATGGATATCATTGATGTGGCAGCAACATCTGATTTTGAGGACATGGAGAACACATCAAAGGTGAAACGTGTAACACGAAGTGCTAAAAAACGCAAGCATGGTGACATGGCATATGAGGGAGATGTTGACTGGGAAACTCTAATGCAAGAGCAGGGTCTGTTCTCCAACCCCTCAGCAGGTTTTGCGGACCCATCTCTCAAATCAAAAGATAAAATTAAAGCGTTGGAAGTTTTGGAGAATGGAGGTGCTGCTGGTGTTGCTGCAGTAAGTGCTGGCCTAAGGGCGGAGGCTATTTCTCCAATTGAAAAGATCAAGTTCAAGGACGTCTTGAAGCGCAAGGGTGGCCTTCAGGAGTACCTGGAGTGCAG GAACATGATCCTAAATTGCTGGAACAAGGACGTCAAACATCTATTGGATCTTGCAGATTGTGGTTTCTCTAATGTTCCCTCGGAAGATGATTCGCCACGTCAAGCACTTACGCGTGACGTGTACTTTTTCTTAGATCAAAAT GGCTACATAAACGCTGGAATCGCATCAGCCAAAGTCACAGCGGATCACGGAATAACTTGTCCAGAAGTTGCGGAAGTATCCCAGCTAAATGAATTAAGTGGAGTGAAACCATTCAACATTCAAGGTAAAGTCGTTGTATCACTCCAGGATAAAGGTCCTGGTTATGGTGCTTTTGGACCTTTGACAGAAACATCGAAGGAAGATAAAATCCCTGACATTCAATGTGATGCTCAAGAGTTACTATCTCACTTACAGTCCAAAGAACAGGCATTTGAAGAAAAGAATCTAGATGCATCACTACCATCCACCAATATTAACTGCCAGTCATATCTGGATGATTCAGTTGGAGAAGTTGAAGGCTGCAGTCTCCATCAACCAAAGGCGGGTGCTACTAAACTTTCTGGAAACAACCATGAAGTAAACTATAGAGTTGAAGCTGGCGGGTATTGCAAAAAGATAATAATTGTGGGAGCTGGTCCAGCAGGTTTAACTGCAGCCCGGCATTTGCGGCGGCATGGTTTTGCTGTCACTGTTCTTGAGGCACGCAACAGAATTGGTGGTCGTGTTTATACAGATCGTACATCACTGTCAGTTCCTGTGGATTTGGGTGCTAGCATTATTACGGGTGTTGAGGCTGATATAGCGACTGAAAGAAGGGCTGATCCATCCTCTTTGATTTGTTCTCAGCTTGGTCTTGAACTCACTGTGTTGAAAAGTGCTTGCCCTCTCTATGATGTAGTAACTGGCAACAAGGTTTCTGATGATTTGGACGATGAATTGGAATCTGAATACAATGGTCTTCTTGATGAAATGGAACATCTTTTCGCACAAAATGGTGAAAGTGCAATGGGTTTATCCCTTGAGGATGGGTTAGAATATGCTCTTAGGAAGAATCGCACAGTTCATTCTATTTCTTCTGTAGGACAGGATGATCGGTTAATAAGTATATCCAATAAAGGAGGTGTAGACATTTCCAAAAGTGTATCAACAGAAAAGGAGATAGCTCATCGTGGGAAGGATGATAAGATAGATGTCCTCAGCCCTCTCGAGAGAAGAGTAATGAACTGGCACTTTGCACATTTAGAATATGGTTGTGCTGCAATGCTCAAATCTGTTTCTCTTCCATATTGGAACCAGGATGATGTGTATGGAGGGTTTGGAGGACCTCATTGCATGATTAAAGGTGGCTACGGTACTGTTCTAGAGAGCCTTGCAGAAGGACTTGATGTTCGGTTAAACCAAGTTGTGACTGAAATAATGTACAGTTCCGAGGAATCAGATGCTAGTGGTAATAATGGGAAGAATGTTAAAGTTTCTACTTCAAGTGGAGGTGAATTTGTGGGAGATGCTGTATTGATCACTGTTCCTCTTGGTTGCTTGAAAGCTCATGCAATTAAATTTTCTCCTTCCTTGCCCAACTGGAAGCTGTCTTCCATTGACAGGCTTGGATTTGGCGTTCTAAATAAAATAGTATTGGAGTTTCCGGAGGTCTTTTGGGATGATAATGTGGATTATTTTGGTGCAACTGCAGAAGAAACAGATTTAAGGGGGCAATGCTTTATGTTTTGGAATCTCAAAAAGACAGTTGGGGCACCGGTTTTGATAGCTCTGCTTGTTGGGAAGGCTGCTATAGATGGACAAAGTATCAGTTCTAGCGCTCATGTCAGTAATGCTATGGTGGTTCTCCGCAAGCTCTTTAAGGGTGTTGCTGTACCAGATCCAGTCGCATCAGTTGTCACAAACTGGGGCCTTGATCCTTTTAGTAGAGGTGCTTACTCTTATGTTGCAGTAGGAGCTTCAGGGCAAGATTACGACATTCTGGGACGGCCAGTTGCAAACTGTTTATTTTTTGCTGGTGAAGCAACATGCAAAGAGCACCCTGATACTGTTGGTGGTGCAATTTTAAGTGGTCTGCGAGAAGCAGTTCGGATTATTGACTTGGTACAGAGTGGTAAGGATTATGTGGCTGAGGTGCAAGCTCTACAAACATACCAAATGCAGTCAGATAGTGAAAGAAACGAAGTTAGAGACATGTCGAGTAGACTTGAAGCACGCGAACTTTCAACTGCTCTATCCAAAAACTCATCTGATCCATCATATGCTGTAGTTAGCAAGGAATCATTACTGCAAGAAATGTTCTTCAGCGCACAAACTACACCCGGGCGCCTACATTTGGCTAAGGAGCTACTGAAGCTTCCTCCAGATGCTCTCAAATCTTTTGCAGGGTCTAAAGAAGGACTAACTACACTTAACTCTTGGATACTT GATTCTCTTGGGAAAAATGCTACTCAACTATTGCGGCATTGTGTGCGATTGCTTCTGCTTGTTTCGACTGATCTGCTAGCCGTTCGATTGTCTG GAATTGGGAGGACTGTAAAGGAAAAGGTTTGTGTGCATACAAGTCGAGATATACGTGCTATAGCTCGTCAGCTAGTGAGTATGTGGATAGAAGTTTTTCGTAAAGAAAAGGCTAGCAATGGCAGACTCAAATTGCTGCGCCGAATGCCATCAATTGAATCGAGTAAGACTAGGAACAAGGATCTACAATCAGGAATGCCTACTCTGCATGTGCCAAATGAAGCTCTAGATAACCATAGAGCAGGTGCACAGCTTGTAAGATCTGCTGGGAGCCATTCACCACACAAAACAAGCAAGAAGCCTGAGAACAAGTCTGTGAAATTGGGAACTATAATGGCTACAAGGTCTGATGGCAGCTCGCTTCATTCCCAAAAGCAACATTATGACATGGAACACAAGGAGGATCATGACATGGTTATGTCTGAGGAAGAAGCTGCTgcatttgctgctgctgaggctgCTCGAGTTGCTGCCATAGCAGCTGCACAG GCATATGCATCTGTAGAGGCAGTGAGTGTGCCTCGCGAACTCCCAAAGATACCATCATTTTATACTTTTGCAATGCGTGATCACTATTTGGATGAATCTGAAACGAGAAAGAAAGTGTTGAGTGACAATCTTGGGAGACTTGAGTGCATATCAGAGATCGATTCCAGAAATGGCAAAGCTAAGAACTCATCAGCTGAGCAAGTCAATTGTGCTGATGTTGACAGCTCAAAAATGACTGTTGATAACTGTACGCAGAGGAGCTACTCAAACGAGAAAGCCTGCCTGATAAATATAAGGGATAACTCTGCAGATAGTGGAGCTGTGGAAAGTCGGTTTACCAGGGCATGGGTTGATACTGATACAATCTGCATTGATGGTGTTAAGGATCCTCTAGCCATTGAGAGGTGGCAAGCACAAGCAATGGAAGCAGATAAAGAATTCTACAGTCGTATACATATACCTGATGAAGAAGATTCAAGTAGCCAAAAACATACATGTAAAAGTTCTGCCTCACAGGTTGCTGAAAGCAAACCTGCATCTGAAGGACAACCACGAGGTGTAGAACATATAAAACAGGGGCTTATAAATTTCATAGGCACACTGCTGATGCCACTGTACAAAAGTAAAAAGATCGACAGGGATTCGTACAAGACAATAATGCGGAAAGCTGTCACAAAG ATCATTGAGACATGCACAGAAGGAGAGAAGGTGATGGCTGCTCATGAGTTTCTTGATtttaaaaggaaaactaaG ATTCAATCCTTTGTGGATAAGTTGGTCGAGAGGCATTGGCATCTGGCTCCAGCTCCCAAATCATAA